The following is a genomic window from Elaeis guineensis isolate ETL-2024a chromosome 10, EG11, whole genome shotgun sequence.
gcacttaCTGGCTCAGATGAGGCATTTAGAGAAGTCTCTAGGAAACTTCTTCGAGAGAGATAGGTATAAACTGCTCGCCTTCAGCCCCTTCTTGAAGGTCGACATCGAGATTGAGTGGTCCGAATTGTGGACTTTCAGCATGACTGCTTTGAAGCAACTCATGTAGCTTTAGAGACATTCTCCATCTTTCTGCTTGATGGGAAAGAGGGCGTTAGTACCCTTTCTTAGCTTTCGATTGCTTTGAAACTGAGTAGCAAACTAGTGGCCAAACTCATTGAAGGAATGGATGGAGCTCGGTAGGAGCCTGATGTATCCAACTCGAGTAGTACTTTAGAGAGTGGCAGGGAAGGACTTGCATAGTAGTATGTCAGCGGTCCCTTGCAACATCATAAGGGCCTTAAAACTCTTTAAGTGATCGTAGGGGCCGGTCGTGCCGTCATAGACTCCCATGGACAGTCCTTAAAGGAATGAGAGATCGGTTCCTCCATGATCTGCTCTAAGAAAGGAGGGCGAGTGGTGAATAGAAGCTCTCCTCTTAGGGTGAGTTGGTGCTGTCCGAGGATCTTAAGGTATCAGTCCACCTCCTGGATCTTTCGATCCAACTCATCATGTTGGTCAATCCTCCTCCTCAATGGCTTGCAGATCCACTCACAAATGAATCTtgcgaggaagaagaagatgaaagagaaaaagatagaagCAAGTTCATACTCCTTACCTCGCTCGCTGCCTGAGGGGCGAGGTTGATGATGGAGTGAAACTCACTCGAGGCTTCGATGGATAGATCGGGTGACCACGGGCACTCCTTCAAAGCTAATAGGGCGAGACCGACCACTCTGTTGTAAGCTCCTGGAGGGATGAGCAGGCTCTTAATGTGTTGGCACCGGGTGATCACTCAACAAAGAAGTAAATGGATGAGCCAATTGCTGCAAGCCTTGCACCATAGTAGTAAGTGTTTGGACCTGCAACAAGAGCTGCTAGAATTGCTCGAAGATAACGGTCGGGGTGGTTGATGCCTCCAAGATGATGAGATCCTGGTGATTCTGATCGGAGTCAGTGTTCTGCTAGTGCCTTCAGAAGAGTGACGGATGTGGTTGCTATGGCCTTCTTATTCCTCATGCTCGATTGATGGGAAGAAGAAAACTCGAGATCTCAAAGATGGGTTGAGCTCTTCCACTAGCGCTAATCTATTACCGTCGAAAGGTGACTTGGCTTAGGCCACTAAGTTGAAGCTGGAGAGAACGGATGAAGCAGTCTCCAGAGAGCTGGTCAAACTTTGATCCTCGAGCGATCCCACAAATTGAGCCCTGCAAAACCATCAAAAATAAGTCAGTCTTCTATAGAAACAAATAGAAGAGGTCTGAGCTTTCAAAATGAGTTTAATGATATGCGGAGTTAAGTATGAGGTCGAAAGGAGTGCAGGTAGAGAGGTGAGGTGTGGAGGTCTAACAGACCTCGAGTGATACTCGAAGTGTATTGGTGGGTTCTGAGGGAAACTTAGAGTTTGTGTGAGAGATGAATCCAGTGTGTGTGGAGTCCATCTCCTAAAGATAGCATGTGAAGCAAGTGTCTACTTATTTGGAGGATtctgaaaaatatgaaatttatagaCGAGGATGGGCACCCATCATCTGGAGGATGTGTGCCATTCTTCCTCCTAGGGGCTGCGGAGACACGTCTAGGTTGTTAGGGAATAACGGCTTACATGTCTTGAGTTTCTTGAGGTTGTGTAGTGGAGGAGCGAAGCTGGCAGTTTGTTGCCTAGCAGATGGAAGACTCCAGAATTTCTTCGATGCGGTCATGGGAGCTCACATGGTCATGGCATTGGTTATTCTAGCACTTCTCAATAGAAACATGTGGAGGGCCGTCATTACGATGCCAGCGCCATGGTGGATGGAGTATTCTAGATGTGTTAAGTCCATTGGGTTGCGAAATTAtacctttaaattaaataagaacATCATATAGTTAAGAATAGGATGATGTTAAAACTAGATGAGGagcacaaaaaaaataatttattgctGTTTGTTTCAGTTGAGGTCGAAAGATAGGCAACTGGGCCTTGTGTAGTAATGCTAgagtgacctacaaaataaaatttgaactgAAGATTTTTGCTTCGACGagaatcctccgatgctcaagtcagaaatcaGAGAACAATAGAAGCAACAACCGATTTTCTAAGAGGGGTTACTTATCCGGATCCTTAGGGCTTTAGTTATTTATAGAGGATATGGCTGAACAATTATGGGAACGTGTGATTTTGAGGTTGTCGGACTGTTGGACGTACCATTAGTGGGCAAGATATTCTAGTCCTTATTTATTTTCATGAGATATGGAGAGTTAGTTGCATCCGAACTTATCCACTCAGGATGAACAGCTACTGCACATGCTAGAAAACTGGCTGTCCGAGATAATAGAGAAAGTTCACATGTTAGATGGGCCGCACATTAAACTGGATATAAATAGCTCAGCTCCATATAACTTAGCTTGATGGTTGGATCGGCAACCACGAAGATAGCTCGCTGGCCTGAGATATCCATGATAATACACTGATCCGAGATATCCACGGTATCACCGTAACATAATTCAATGCCAATAATCTtttcttttaaagaaaaatttgATAACTCAAAAAAATTGCTGATGGTAGTAGGCAATGACGAATAAGATACGAATTAGATTAGGTGTATGATAATCCAAAAATTtatcgattcgaatctaaactatttattaaatagagcaAAAAATGATATtcaaatttgatcattttattaaaCAAGTAATCTTGCTCAATCTCCCATAAATTGAAATAAGTTCGATGGATTAAGCGTTTAAGTATTATCACCCTTTAAAAAATTATAGGAATTGATAAAATATTAATTCaatctaaatcaaattcatatttcAAGTTGAGCTCATTGGATCATTTTAAATTAAACAAGAACATTACATGGTTATAAATAAAAAGATGCTAGAATGAGAAGAGGGAAAGAAAATTGTTccaatacaaataattttttttttgaaaagaaaaattcaaaaaggtTAGTGGTGGCAAATGGATCGTACGAATAGTAAACAAATTGGATCAAGTGAGGTTAAAAATTTATCAACtcaaatttaatatatttattaaatgaataaaaaatctacattcaaatttgatcattttattaaataaataatttaagccAATGTGTAACGGATTGAAATAAACGTTATACTTAAACTGCCACCCTTGAAAAAATCACTCAGTGTATTCTCGTTGTGTCCTTTGAAGTGGCATCCACATTTGTGCCATTAAAGGAAGCCAAATCATTGGTGCAAGATACCAAGCGAACTATTTTGAGTGATCTCTCTGAGTTACCGTATCATTACTCTATTGGGCTGTGTTTGAATTGTGAAATGGAAGCTTCAATTGTGTTGGGCCCGTTATTATTCTCCGATGCACTACTCTACGGTTTATCTACGTAATAGCTCACACTCAGAACATCAAAATGAATCTCCACTATGCTGGATACCACGATAGCacataaaattttaagtatagATTCATGTTCCAAGTATTAGATACATCCATGTGCAATGAAGTGTTGCCGTCCTCCGTCTCTTGTAGAGACCTACAACTGATGCACCCACAGTCATGCCATTCCTCGCCGTTGAGTGCAGCAATCTGGACCATGAGATTGAGAATTGGCAACCCTTCCGTCACTCACAACTAAAAAAAGCCACGGACGCTGTCATATTGTCTGCATCCTATCCTATACAACATGTCACATGTCCCAGAATTAAAGAGACTGACCCACCCTCATAGGACCACACCCAGCCTCTGGCTCGCGAGGTCGCATCGGAACGGCGCGAACCCGAGCCGGCCGTTTTCCAGATCGTACTCGACCCACACGTTCTGCTGGTGGTGGTGCCCTATAACGTACGCCGAGAGCGCCACCAAGTCCGAGTTGCCGAACGTTAAACACCACACCCCGTCCCATCCTCGCCGCTCTCCGCCAACCCGGTAGAGCAGCCGCTCGCCGGAGACCGCCACCTCCGCCCCCTGGAACATCAGCACTACCGCCGGCAGCCGTGGCAGCGGCCGCCTCTCCGGCACCCGGAAGCAGGCGTCGAAGGCCCCCTGGAATACGAAGTTGGGCTCGCCCAGAGGGGGGAGTACTCCCTTGGTCTGCCGTAAAAATTCGATTTTCAAGGCGTTGTAGGCCTCGCCGAGGAGGAAGGTGAACTGGGTGCCGGAGTCTACCATGGTCTGGCCGGCGCCGGTGTGGTCCGGGACGAGGACGGTTTTGGGGATGGGGAGGAGGACGGCGCCGACGCGGATGCCCTCCAATTGGATGGAATACGCGACGCGGTCGAAGtaggggagggggagagagatctTGACAAGAGGAGTGTAGTTGAGGGGGAGGAAGGAGAGGGTGGCGTGGCCGAGGAGGAGGAGGCCGGAGGAGTCGCGGTCGGAGATGCAGTAGGAGAAGCGGCGGGTGTTGGTCTGGGAGACAAAGGAGAGGGACCCCCGGTTCATTCCGAGCATGCCGACGGCGGCTGGATCGCCGGTGGCAGAGGAGTAAGCGGCGGCCATGCAGCCGAAGGCGGTGCGCAGGGGAGGGGAGGCGCCGAGGGAGAAGAGGTCGGCGGCGAGAGTGCCCTCGGAGGAGGAGGCGTCGGCGTAGGAGAGGGCGACGTGGCAGAGGCGAGAGGCGTCGCAGGATGCCGGGATTGGGAGGTCGCGAGTCTGGGAGCGGCAGGTCGGGGAGGAGCAGGGGATGGGGGAGTAGGAAGAGGAGGCGCGGGGGCGGAAGGACGGCGAGGTTTTGGAGTCGCAGAGGAGCCAGGAGAGCTCGCTGCCGGTGTCGAGGACCAGGGAGACGTTCTGGGCCGGGGAGCCGACGGAGAGGGAAACGGTGAGGCTGACATTGTGGTGGAAGAGCAGCTTGTTGGGAGGCCTGGGGAGTGATGAAGGTGCCACCTTTTGGGCTCTGAGAGGCAAAATAAGTGGCTTATCAGTCTTTGTTGTTGGTGTTGTGGTAGTAACAGTAGTTGTTGTTGTTGTAGTTCCTGCTGTTGTCATGGAGAGAGAGTGGAAGGGTTGAAAGAGAAGAAAACAAGGGAATATGAGAAGAATGGAAGTAGAAGCAGAGGAGGCCATAATGTTCACTTCCTTTTGAGCATCAACGACCAACTATTAAGAAGGGGGGGCTGAGGCTTTTGGGATGAAGGGAGAAAGTTTTGAAGTAGGAAGACCGGAAGAGGATATTATATATGTAAAAAGAGGGGATGGAGAGTTAACCATATGATTGTGATTTGGGAGATGGGGGTAGTGGAGGTCAGGTATGGAGGAGGACTGAGGAGACCATAGAGATGTGAACTCTTTCGTCTTTTATGCGTACTGCCTTTGATTCGGAAAGAAAGAAAGGGCTGTGCATTCCACTTTGGAGTCTAATCTAAACAAAAACGTGAGGCATGGGTTAATATTATATATGAGCCATAAGTTTTCTATAATCTTAAGAAGTTGATGGAGGATTATTGGTTTGACCAGTGCCCCATGGCAATCCAAAGTCGATCACTTTTATCTCAAAAACAGGTGCAGAATCGAGGCTTGGCCTCCATGATGGTAACTAATAAGAGCCACTAATTCTTTCAAGAAAGCTTGTGGATCGTCAAGTGGTGGCGTTTGGTCTAAGTACAAGGCACTAACTCGTCAGAAGTACAAAGTTCACCTCTCAAATCATCTATGTTCCCAGATTAAATAGGATTGGATAGGTAGCTATCTATATATATCAGGGGACTCTTGGCCAAGACGACTGACATCCATTCTCCACGCGGCGGATTCCGCGTGGACGTGCTCCGCCAACCGTGCGGGACGCCTAAAATTCCCATCATGGACCCGCTGACACAGCAAACAGGCTTTCCAGAGTTCCAGTCTCATCTGACAGGCGCTTCTTCTCATGTAACCAAGGTGCCTCACACTGTATCTTAGAGGGCTAATAGGCAAATATTTCTGACTGGCCCCAGCCCACCAAACCTGTTCCCCAAACCCTAGGTGCCTCACATTGCCCGGAAAGAAAACCTTGTGTCGCATAAGGTTACTGGTTttccaaaagaaagaaagaaaggaagaaaagctCATAGAAACAAAATAAAGCGTTACAGCTGTTCCTTTGGACTGCCACCTTGACTGCGGATTTCCACATCCACAACAATTAATTTAGAACCCCAGAATCCTATGACTTCAGAAAATGACAACCATAAGCCTCTCTCATGGAAATAAATTAGACTGTTGGAGCCACTCGTATATGCGAAGTGACAAGTAGTATTTCTGGAGCCACCCATTTATACAAAGTGACAAGTAGTATTTGAGGCATTATAGCGCCTTAAATATTCTAGTGTCCGGAGAACAGTACTATTACAGTGCCAAAGGTCAGTGGAGCATATTTTACTGCATGGCGATTCTAAAGTTTATAGAACATCGATGTAGATATCTGTGTTATTTGGAGCTTCGGAGCACACGGGGAAGTTCCAAGCGTTATAGCGACATGAACAGAGTAAAATAAGTGGAGGACCAGCCTTCTAAGCGGTGCACTTCACAAGGACATGGTCATATGTAAAATATTAGCCGGTCATCCGAATGTACAAAGACCTGCTTGCGGATCTATTTAGAAATTTCCAGGCATTGCAGTCGAGAAGGAAGTTTACAGCGGGCTGCTTGGGTGCTTGTCATTGTTGGAGTTCAGTTTTCCTGGCCGTGTCAAGCCCACCAAACTCCCGTGCTCGGCGTTCTTGTGCAAACCAACGCCACTACTCCAGTGTATACAATTACCATGTAATCTCCCTTAACACTCGCTTCTGGAAGCAAGCTAATATTTTGGTTTTTTAATGACACCTCTAATTTGTAGTTTAGCGCCTGCCTGGCTGGATGGAAAGAGGCAAGCTCTCCACTTCAGATGAAAGTGCTCTACAGCTGGATTCTGGGATCATATTGGACTGAATTTGTAATGACATCGCTCTACTCAGGAGCTTCCCTGAAATATATGATTGTGTGAACCATACATGTTGCTTtatgtttaatattttttttttcacctcTTAAATTCTGCCTTATTGACACTATTGGTAGTATGATTAAATAGGAAATATTTCTACTAACATGCACACTTTCTAATTAGGAGCATGCTCTTATCAAAATGACTCCAAGTGTTGTGATGCATAATCATACCTTCAATCATATGCAATATAGTATATATATACACTATATATATCAGAATATACGCTTTACATTAAGGAGGTGTTTGGTTGAGGTAATTAAGATCTGAAATAAGAATCGGAATAGATGGCTCCCATTccaaatatttggttgagaaaaatttcattctgattttcatttcaGAGAGGAATGGGAATGATCCATTCCTTTCTGTAGCCGAACCGGCCTCATCTCAAGGGAGTCAAAATCTCATTCTACtagaatgaaatttaaaaaaaaaaaaactcatcggATGTGGGACATGGGGTGCGAGCGTCGTGGATAGGGGAGGAAATGAAAAAGGGAGAGCTTGAGGAGGAGGTTGGAGAGGACGTCGGCAGTGACGATGGAGGGGCGGCAGCGGACGAAGCGGCGGAGTTGGGGGATAGAGAGGCCGGTGCGGCGACGGAGGAAGTCGAGGATGGTATCGGGCTTCGTCGGAGAGGTGGGACCGAGAGTGGAGAGGAGGCGCCAATGCTGGATGCAAGGGAAGAGGGCGGAGGAGCCGCGGATCACTAGAGGATTTGGAGGGGTGGTGGTGGCTCGGAGGAGGTGCAGGCCAtcgaggaggggggaggggggcgGCATGAGGGAGCCGCGGACTACCAAGGGTTTGGGGGGGTGGGTCAGAGAAGGTGCTGGTCCCGCAAGGGTGAGGATGGGAGAGGGGGTGGTGCAGAGAAGTAGAGGAGGCGTAGGGGGCTCGGGGGGGGGGGAGTGGTGGCTCGGAGGAGTGGCAGGTTGCGGGTGGGGGTTAGGGGGGCACAGAAAAGTGGAGGAGGCACGAGGGGGGCCGGGATGTGGGGCGGAGGAGATGCGGGGAGCTGGGGGGAAGGGGCAGGGGACAGCATGAAGGAGCTACGGTTTGCATCGACTGAGGTGGGGGGTTGGGCGCGGTGATGCCatgggaagagagaggaagacggaaggaaaaaaaataaatcccCCCTCACCCGTttatcttataataataataataataaataaaatattattttttaaaaaataatatttttgattccgaTTCCTTTAAATGAACTAAACAGCAACAATGGGAATCATCCATTcctattttgatttcgattctggatacgaaccaaatgcttcaggAGATTAGGCCATTCTGATTCTAATTCCaatccattctgattctgatcgCAACCAAACACTTCCTAATTACTTTTATTGTAAAACAATAAAAAGGATTCACATTAAGAGATCAAAATTGTTGAATATGATTTACAATAAAAGAAATGCCTAGAAACCAAAATTCATATATTTTGGAGGTCTTTAATCGATATTAATTATGCTAATGTAGTAAAATATACTATAGGGCACATATATTGAAAATTCACTTTTTGGATTATGATTTATAGatcttaaaatataaaaaaattttaaattcagtaGATTGAAAGAATCAAAGCATAGTAAAATATAGTATCATGGTATTATAATCGTCCATTTTCGTACCtacttgattagattagatattatcaaaatacataaattttgatttcttgaCATTTTTATAATGTAAATCATATTCAATggtgcagatttttttttttttaaatttgaatggctatCGCTGATTTTAAATTGCTCTCATTTTTCAAAGAGTAAACTAAAATGTATGGTACTCGATAATCTATTGTCAATATCTCACAAATCACAAAATGTGTAGAACTTCTCTGACCCCAGCATGGAGACATTGCAGGGTTTCTATAACAGCTAACATAAAAGGAAGCATTATGTTCCATGGAATATGGTTCTTTTAGACGCATGACCTACtggtagatttttttttaattttttttagttttcttttttttttttttaattttgatgtatCTATTGGTAGAACCAGCAACATGCAAATTTACCTTTAAAACGAAATTCATCCTTTGCTTCAACAATGATCATCATTTTAGGTAGGACCCTTTCATTCCCAaaacagaaaaaaagaaaaaaacaagaagaaggaaAGTAAGGAAAAGCTTCAATCATATACGTGGGGCACTAATATTCTGCCAATATAATCCAGTCATAATCAGGtgttattattatctttggtctCGTCATCAAAGCCGCAGAGCAATTAATGGATGAGGATGGGCTTGCCCTCGGCTATCCAAATCAGTGTCTAATAACTCTCATGACTCTAGTAGCCAATGATTGGCCTCTAATGGTTGCACGGATGGGAATCGTGGAAATTTTTTGCGGCCGGACGAAGTCTTATGGGGTCACAGTTCTAAAAGTCCAAGTCACAGCCCTTCAGGTCAATCTCATGGATGTTAGGAAGGGTGGGACAGTTGTCTCATGGAGAAGAATTCGATGGCGTGAAGCTTCTTGTCAACTGTTAATCATTGCCGACATACCGGCTCCCGGAGTAACAATGCTAGCTTTCAAGTTGGCTATGTGTCACAGTCTTAGGATGTGGAAGATGAATGACACACAAATAAGACAGGCGCACGCTTAAAATGCATCTCTTCTGGAACCTCAGCCTGTAAGGTGTGCACCATGCTGTGTCAGACCATCAAATGGTCCAATGGACACTGAATTGCTTTGCTCTTAATATCTAGCTGAGGATTTGCTATTTCAGTATCGGAGCTTATAttaatatcattttattatagtattattgctGCTTAGATCGATCGAGATTGAAAAATGAGATCGAAAGATGGATATCTGGACATCTCACGCGACATTGCTGGTACTGGAGTAACCTACAAAATAAGTTTCAAACCGAAAGTTGTAGCTCCAACGAAGACCCTCCAACACTCAAgtcagaaaaatagagaacaaaaGAATAGCAACGAATTCTCTGAGATGGATTTGATTGGACTTACCTGGGT
Proteins encoded in this region:
- the LOC105033470 gene encoding aspartic proteinase PCS1, which translates into the protein MASSASTSILLIFPCFLLFQPFHSLSMTTAGTTTTTTTVTTTTPTTKTDKPLILPLRAQKVAPSSLPRPPNKLLFHHNVSLTVSLSVGSPAQNVSLVLDTGSELSWLLCDSKTSPSFRPRASSSYSPIPCSSPTCRSQTRDLPIPASCDASRLCHVALSYADASSSEGTLAADLFSLGASPPLRTAFGCMAAAYSSATGDPAAVGMLGMNRGSLSFVSQTNTRRFSYCISDRDSSGLLLLGHATLSFLPLNYTPLVKISLPLPYFDRVAYSIQLEGIRVGAVLLPIPKTVLVPDHTGAGQTMVDSGTQFTFLLGEAYNALKIEFLRQTKGVLPPLGEPNFVFQGAFDACFRVPERRPLPRLPAVVLMFQGAEVAVSGERLLYRVGGERRGWDGVWCLTFGNSDLVALSAYVIGHHHQQNVWVEYDLENGRLGFAPFRCDLASQRLGVVL